In Vanessa cardui chromosome 6, ilVanCard2.1, whole genome shotgun sequence, the following proteins share a genomic window:
- the LOC124530535 gene encoding ubiquitin-like protein 4A has product MNIIIKQLQGGECNLQVKPTTKILDIKHHIAMTLKIPIADQKLLLLGRTLADDQIIESYPSIKNGTKLNLIVKKTQGLLEVSTKYFKKHGMTDTEARNAANRLLKVVEEKFNKLSWDDIERLSLDCMLEECGHPRPAIEQDQDTECEDAFGL; this is encoded by the exons atgaatattattataaagcagTTACAAGGAGGGGAATGTAATTTACAG GTGAAgccaacaacaaaaatattagacaTTAAACATCACATTGCTATGACGCTGAAAATACCTATAGCAGATCAGAAACTCCTACTTTTAGGTCGAACTCTAGCAGATGATCAAATTATTGAATCATATCCATCAATCAAAAATGGCACTAAATTAAACCTAATCGTAAAGAAGACTCAGGGTCTTCTAGAAGTAtcgacaaaatattttaagaaacatGGGATGACAGATACAGAAGCCAGAAATGCagcaaatcgtttgttaaaagtTGTTGaggaaaaattcaataaattatcttGGGATGATATTGAGAGGTTAAGTCTGGATTGTATGCTAGAAGAATGTGGACATCCTCGCCCTGCCATTGAACAGGATCAAGATACTGAATGTGAAGATGCATTTGGATTGTGA